Proteins encoded together in one Vibrio metoecus window:
- the malT gene encoding HTH-type transcriptional regulator MalT — protein MWIPSKLTRPGRLHNAIVRPRVLELLQHATCYKLVLFRSPAGYGKTTMAAQWLADKPNLGWYSIDDSDNDPFRFMNYLLQAINKATHNACPNAQKLAEKRQFSSLHSLFSEVFAEMADYHGECYVVLDDYHLISDETIHEAMRFFLKHMPDNLTLVVTSRSTPPLGTANLRVRDLMIEIGNELLAFDTEETTRFFNQRVSDGIDALTANHLRDYVEGWPSAMQLIALQAQHQHRTLAQTIESVSHFNHAHLWDYLVEEVFDLLDDETRYFLMQCSVLDHFDDALVSSLTGRDDALAMIESLNRFGLFISPLEGETNWYRFHNLFAEFLAHQRQARIPQQEQDLQRAAAKAWLEAATPHQALRHARLAQDSELLASILSQFGWKMFNQGELEVLESAINLLTPAQLYREPKLCMLQAWLAQSQHRYNDVGALLAKAAKEMQALNVELSTKEQGEFNALRAQVAINQNEPEKALELAELALSQLDHTTYRSRIVATSVVGEVNHVLGHLSRALSMMQQTEKLARQYQVYHQALWALLQQSEILLAQGYVQAAYEVQDNAFKLIEEQQLHQVPLHEFLLRIRAQILWCWNRLDEAEQAAYKGLSVLENHSQSKHLHCYSMLARIAIGRGELDKGGRFIEQIQHLLKQSTYHVDWTANASLSLLLYWQVKENSTEIRQWLQSSTRPDKACNHFSQLQWRNIARAQIQLGELSEARHTLDFIQEQAQKYQLVTDTNRNLIVEALLAITEGDDLQACDKLKQALRLTNQTGMIGNFLIDGSKIGHLLEKLVHKGELGDLERHRANLLLKEISTTQRSRSIHFDEEFVEKLVNHPNIPELVRTSPLTQREWQVLGLIYSGFSNEQIAHELDVAGTTIKTHIRNLYQKLNIANRKEAVQTAEQLLQLMGY, from the coding sequence ATGTGGATCCCTTCGAAACTGACTCGCCCGGGACGTTTGCATAACGCCATCGTCCGCCCCCGTGTTCTGGAATTATTGCAACACGCGACTTGCTACAAATTAGTGCTATTCCGCTCTCCGGCGGGGTATGGCAAAACCACCATGGCCGCACAGTGGCTTGCCGATAAGCCCAATCTGGGTTGGTACAGCATTGATGATAGCGATAACGATCCGTTTCGCTTTATGAACTATCTGCTGCAAGCGATTAATAAAGCAACCCACAACGCCTGCCCCAACGCGCAAAAATTGGCAGAGAAGCGTCAATTTTCCTCACTGCACTCACTGTTTAGTGAAGTGTTTGCCGAGATGGCCGACTACCACGGCGAATGCTATGTGGTGCTGGATGATTACCATCTGATCAGCGATGAAACCATTCACGAAGCGATGCGCTTTTTCTTAAAGCACATGCCCGATAATTTAACCTTGGTGGTCACCAGCCGTTCAACCCCACCTTTGGGTACGGCTAACCTGCGCGTGCGTGATTTAATGATTGAGATCGGCAATGAGCTTTTGGCTTTTGATACCGAAGAAACCACGCGCTTTTTCAACCAACGCGTTTCCGATGGGATTGATGCGCTGACGGCGAATCACCTACGTGATTATGTGGAGGGTTGGCCTTCCGCGATGCAGCTCATCGCGCTGCAAGCACAACATCAGCACCGCACGCTCGCTCAAACCATCGAATCAGTTTCGCACTTTAACCATGCGCATCTTTGGGATTATCTGGTCGAAGAAGTGTTTGATCTGCTCGACGATGAAACCCGCTATTTCTTGATGCAGTGTTCGGTACTCGATCATTTTGACGATGCATTAGTCAGCAGCTTAACGGGGCGTGACGATGCCTTGGCGATGATCGAGTCTCTCAATCGATTTGGGCTGTTTATTTCGCCACTGGAAGGAGAAACCAACTGGTATCGCTTCCACAATCTGTTTGCTGAATTTTTAGCACACCAACGCCAAGCACGCATTCCGCAACAAGAGCAAGATTTGCAACGTGCTGCCGCCAAAGCCTGGTTAGAAGCGGCAACACCTCACCAAGCCTTGCGTCATGCGCGTTTGGCGCAAGATAGCGAGTTGCTGGCGAGCATTTTGAGCCAGTTTGGTTGGAAGATGTTTAACCAAGGTGAGCTTGAGGTGTTGGAATCGGCAATCAATCTGCTTACACCCGCTCAACTGTATCGCGAGCCTAAATTGTGCATGCTGCAAGCTTGGCTAGCGCAGAGTCAGCATCGCTATAACGATGTGGGCGCATTACTCGCCAAAGCAGCGAAAGAGATGCAGGCACTGAATGTCGAGCTCTCCACCAAAGAGCAAGGCGAATTTAACGCGCTGCGTGCCCAAGTCGCAATTAACCAAAACGAGCCAGAAAAAGCACTGGAACTCGCCGAGCTTGCTTTAAGCCAGTTGGATCACACCACGTATCGCAGCCGTATTGTCGCCACTTCTGTGGTTGGCGAAGTAAATCACGTATTAGGTCATCTCAGCCGCGCACTCTCCATGATGCAGCAAACGGAAAAACTGGCGCGTCAATATCAGGTATATCACCAAGCGCTGTGGGCGTTGCTGCAACAAAGCGAAATTCTACTGGCGCAGGGCTATGTGCAAGCGGCTTACGAAGTGCAGGATAACGCGTTTAAGTTGATTGAAGAGCAGCAACTGCACCAAGTACCGCTGCATGAATTTTTGCTGCGGATTCGCGCGCAAATTTTATGGTGCTGGAACCGCTTAGATGAAGCCGAACAAGCCGCTTATAAGGGGCTGAGCGTGCTAGAAAACCATTCGCAAAGTAAGCACCTGCACTGTTATTCGATGCTGGCTAGAATTGCGATTGGCCGAGGTGAGCTGGATAAAGGCGGACGCTTTATTGAACAGATACAGCATCTACTTAAACAATCGACTTACCATGTGGATTGGACGGCGAATGCTTCGCTATCTTTGCTGCTGTACTGGCAAGTCAAAGAAAACAGCACCGAGATCCGTCAGTGGCTACAGTCCAGCACTCGACCAGATAAAGCGTGCAACCACTTCTCCCAATTGCAGTGGCGTAATATCGCACGCGCGCAGATCCAACTCGGTGAACTCAGCGAAGCGCGCCATACCTTGGACTTTATTCAAGAGCAGGCGCAAAAATATCAACTCGTCACCGACACCAATCGCAATTTGATTGTGGAAGCGCTGCTGGCCATTACTGAAGGAGATGATCTGCAAGCCTGCGATAAGCTCAAACAAGCTCTTCGCCTCACCAACCAAACCGGCATGATTGGTAATTTCCTGATCGATGGTAGCAAAATTGGTCATCTACTGGAAAAACTGGTTCACAAAGGTGAGCTAGGGGATTTGGAACGTCATCGCGCCAATCTTCTGCTCAAAGAAATCTCGACGACTCAACGTAGCCGCTCTATCCACTTTGATGAAGAGTTTGTGGAAAAACTAGTGAATCACCCGAACATTCCAGAGCTAGTGCGCACTAGCCCACTCACGCAACGAGAATGGCAAGTGCTTGGGCTTATCTACTCAGGTTTCAGTAATGAACAAATTGCTCATGAGTTGGATGTGGCAGGCACCACCATCAAAACCCACATTCGGAATCTGTATCAGAAGCTCAATATCGCCAACCGTAAAGAAGCGGTGCAAACCGCCGAGCAGTTATTGCAATTAATGGGCTATTAA
- a CDS encoding YibL family ribosome-associated protein encodes MNLKSDIQQLNNRIDTCRRKLDAAKSRADSEMVSKFTDELETLTKRLNSVKSKQDYDLNKMRKTIADMPFSREITKLEQADLGKLKKSVKGLVLVHPTTKIGKALRVEVMTGFAPKPF; translated from the coding sequence ATGAACCTTAAATCCGATATTCAACAACTCAACAATCGCATCGATACTTGCCGTCGTAAGTTGGATGCCGCAAAAAGTCGCGCCGATTCAGAGATGGTCAGCAAGTTTACCGACGAATTAGAAACGCTGACTAAGCGTTTGAATAGCGTGAAAAGCAAGCAAGATTACGATCTGAATAAAATGCGTAAAACGATTGCCGATATGCCTTTCTCACGTGAAATCACCAAGCTTGAGCAAGCGGATCTCGGCAAGCTGAAAAAATCAGTGAAAGGTTTGGTACTTGTTCATCCAACCACCAAAATCGGCAAAGCATTACGCGTTGAAGTGATGACGGGTTTTGCGCCTAAGCCATTCTAA